The Salvelinus fontinalis isolate EN_2023a chromosome 31, ASM2944872v1, whole genome shotgun sequence genome has a window encoding:
- the lemd1 gene encoding LEM domain-containing protein 1 isoform X2: MPVFVEDPAQFSKPRLKSELIAHNVTLPAVESKKQVYVELYLKHIVQKSAADFSSDEEDDDVVEVQDSQDFEEEKDPEMLDPSVLTDDELKTTLLKYGVEAGPIVATTRSIYERKLQRLLKPAQPRQNGGTGDADQYSDSEGEEESSSQQGSPEPVSLMEENLHVDMRMVPHSRNNKNTEYHYHQCFMPLSRMVSPQSVSLRGGCDVDSSSYSKSFSITQMVEEFESRIPLSSSGPEIKRGNNRSSNQGPCPRPYWQEAATVDKYTMTNRSLFITPKTSLFKRQIKEPVTDVLMEMFPETEPTPTGIAATRRRPIKGAAGRPVQFKYPDLPASPMTLQRWAVEHRLVPLWVQILVFFIVACLLYLIYAAIEDSLANPFVALLDNLSMETKTEGLSLQAEP; encoded by the exons ATGCCCGTGTTTGTAGAAGACCCCGCTCAGTTCTCCAAGCCGAGACTGAAGTCGGAGTTAATAGCCCACAACGTCACCCTGCCTGCGGTGGAGAGCAAGAAGCAAGTTTATGTGGAACTATATTTGAAACATATCGTTCAGAAAAGTGCTGCAGATTTCTCTAGTGATGAGGAAGATGACGATGTTGTTGAAGTACAGGACAGTCAGGACTTT GAAGAGGAGAAAGATCCAGAGATGTTAGACCCCAGTGTACTGACAGATGATGAGCTCAAGACCACACTACTGAAATATGGAGTGGAAGCTGGACCCATTGTTG CCACCACTAGGTCTATATATGAGAGGAAGTTGCAGAGGCTACTAAAACCTGCCCAGCCCAGGCAGAACGGTGGCACAGGGGATGCAGACCAGTACTCAGACAGTGAAGGGGAGGAAGAGTCAA GTTCACAACAAGGAAGCCCAGAGCCGGTTTCATTAATGGAGGAAAACCTGCACGTTGACATGCGG ATGGTACCGCACTCACGGAATAATAAAAACACGGAATATCACTATCATCAGTGTTTTATGCCTTTGTCCAGAATG GTGTCGCCACAGTCAGTGTCTCTGAGAGGCGGTTGTGATGTTGACTCCTCTTCGTACTCTAAGAGCTTCAGCATTACTCagatggtggagg AGTTTGAGAGTCGGATCCCTCTGTCCAGTAGTGGACCAGAAATCAAGAGAGGGAATAACAGGAGTAGTAATCAAGGACCTTGCCCCAGGCCCTACTGG CAGGAAGCGGCGACGGTGGACAAGTATACGATGACTAACAGATCCCTATTCATCACCCCTAAGACATCCCTTTTCAAACGGCAAATCAAG GAGCCAGTCACAGATGTTCTGATGGAGATGTTCCCAGAGACAGAACCCACACCAACTGGCATTGC TGCCACCCGTCGGAGGCCTATCAAGGGTGCAGCGGGGCGACCGGTCCAGTTTAAATACCCAGACCTCCCTGCTAGTCCCATGACCCTACAGCGATGGGCAGTGGAGCATCGCCTGGTTCCTCTGTGGGTCCAGATCCTGGTCTTCTTCATCGTGGCCTGCCTCCTCTACCTCATCTATGCTGCCATAGAGGATAGCTTGGCCAATCCCTTTGTGGCTTTGCTGGACAACCTCAGCATGGAGACGAAGACTGAGGGACTGTCCCTCCAGGCTGAACCCTAG
- the lemd1 gene encoding LEM domain-containing protein 1 isoform X1, whose amino-acid sequence MPVFVEDPAQFSKPRLKSELIAHNVTLPAVESKKQVYVELYLKHIVQKSAADFSSDEEDDDVVEVQDSQDFEEEKDPEMLDPSVLTDDELKTTLLKYGVEAGPIVATTRSIYERKLQRLLKPAQPRQNGGTGDADQYSDSEGEEESSSQQGSPEPVSLMEENLHVDMREPVTDVLMEMFPETEPTPTGIAATRRRPIKGAAGRPVQFKYPDLPASPMTLQRWAVEHRLVPLWVQILVFFIVACLLYLIYAAIEDSLANPFVALLDNLSMETKTEGLSLQAEP is encoded by the exons ATGCCCGTGTTTGTAGAAGACCCCGCTCAGTTCTCCAAGCCGAGACTGAAGTCGGAGTTAATAGCCCACAACGTCACCCTGCCTGCGGTGGAGAGCAAGAAGCAAGTTTATGTGGAACTATATTTGAAACATATCGTTCAGAAAAGTGCTGCAGATTTCTCTAGTGATGAGGAAGATGACGATGTTGTTGAAGTACAGGACAGTCAGGACTTT GAAGAGGAGAAAGATCCAGAGATGTTAGACCCCAGTGTACTGACAGATGATGAGCTCAAGACCACACTACTGAAATATGGAGTGGAAGCTGGACCCATTGTTG CCACCACTAGGTCTATATATGAGAGGAAGTTGCAGAGGCTACTAAAACCTGCCCAGCCCAGGCAGAACGGTGGCACAGGGGATGCAGACCAGTACTCAGACAGTGAAGGGGAGGAAGAGTCAA GTTCACAACAAGGAAGCCCAGAGCCGGTTTCATTAATGGAGGAAAACCTGCACGTTGACATGCGG GAGCCAGTCACAGATGTTCTGATGGAGATGTTCCCAGAGACAGAACCCACACCAACTGGCATTGC TGCCACCCGTCGGAGGCCTATCAAGGGTGCAGCGGGGCGACCGGTCCAGTTTAAATACCCAGACCTCCCTGCTAGTCCCATGACCCTACAGCGATGGGCAGTGGAGCATCGCCTGGTTCCTCTGTGGGTCCAGATCCTGGTCTTCTTCATCGTGGCCTGCCTCCTCTACCTCATCTATGCTGCCATAGAGGATAGCTTGGCCAATCCCTTTGTGGCTTTGCTGGACAACCTCAGCATGGAGACGAAGACTGAGGGACTGTCCCTCCAGGCTGAACCCTAG